GTGGGACCAGGTCGCCGCGTGCGAATCCGGCGGTGACTGGCACATCAACACCGGCAACGGCTACCACGGCGGACTGCAGTTCTCGCAGCAAACCTGGGCCGGTAGCGGCGGCACCCAGTACGCGCCCACCGCTGACCAAGCCACCAAGGAACAGCAGATTGAAATCGCTGAAAACGTCCTTGCCACCCAGGGAGCTGGCGCATGGCCTAATTGCGGCGGCCCCGTGGCCGGCTAATAGGCTTCCTGATACAGCGGTAGCGTGATGCCGCCTTGAGCGCGGCATCACGCAAGCAACCGACTCCCCCATTTTCCACTTGGGATCTATTTCCCGGGAAAATTGGGGAGTCGGTTTTTAGGTTTTATGCCCTACCCTGCGCGATCTTCCATGCGTAGCGAATCAACGGAATCTGCAGCGGCAGGCGAATGATGTGATACAGCTTCTTCGGCCATCGCGCATCGCGCTCGATCCAGGCGTGGTACATATTCGCCGGCCACACGGCAAGAAATAGCGCCGCGGCAGAGGCGCCGCCGGATTCGCGGGTGGCGCGATCGGTGAGCAAATAGCCGGTGGCTATCTCCCAGGCGCCGGAGGCGAAGTTGTACAACCGCGGCGAGCCCGGCAGCTGCGGCGGCACAATAGATTCGAAGGTTTTGGCGCGCAGGAAATGCAGCGTGCCCATCGTGATAAGGGCTGTGGGGAGCACGTTTTTATGAAAGTTCATACTCCCCTACGATACCCTGCCGGCGCCTACAGGCGCCGGGCCTTAGCGCGGTGCTTTAAGTTAAGCTCGCACCAACTCGAGGAGTTTGTCCACGATCTCATCCGCAGGTACCTCCAGCGTTTCTTGGCCGCGGATACGCAGCTCGATGATGCCGTCCTTGAAGGCGCGGCCCACGATGGCCACAAACGGCATGCCGAGTAGCTCTGCATCTTTGAACTTCACGCCCGGGGAGACCTTGGGGCGGTCATCGAAAAGCACCTCAAGGCCTGCCTGGGACAGCTCTTCTACCAGCTTATCGCCGGCCTCCATGGCCGCGGCATCTTTATTCGCCACCGCCACGTGCACTTGGTACGGCGCCACCGCGACCGGCCAATTCAGGCCCTTATCATCATGGCGCTGCTCTGCCAGCACGGCCAGCATGCGGGAGATGCCGATGCCATAAGAGCCCATCGTGGGGATGGCGCGCTTGCCGTTTTCATCGAGGATTTGCACGTCAAAGGCCTCGGTGTACTTGCGGCCCAACTGGAAGATATGACCCAGCTCGATGCCGCGCTGCAAGGCCAATGTGCCCTGGTTATCCGGTGCGGGATCGCCCTCTTTCACCTCTGCTGCTTCCACAAACTCATCGACGTGGAAATCGCGGCCGGCCACGCAGCCCACGACGTAGCAGTTTTGCGCATCCGCGCCAGTGATCCAGGAAGAGCCCTTGACCACGCGGGGATCGGCAAAGACCTTCACGCCATTGGAGTTCAGCGCGCGCGGGCCCACAAAGCCCTGCTCCAAGAAATCGTATTGCGCAAAAATCTTATCGCTGGCCAGGGTGAATTCCGCAGGCTCTAAGGCTGCCTCAAGGCGCTTGGGATCCAATTCGCGATCGCCCGGAATCAGCACGGCCGCTAATTCCTTCTTCTCTTCAGCGTCCTCAAGCGCCGGGTGGGTTACCTCCACCATGACGCATTTAAGGATATCGGCGGCCCGGACCTCATGGCCGTCGACGGCGATGTCCTCGGTCTTCGCCCAGTGCACAAGCGCTTCAATGGTGGCGGCATCCGGGGTACGGTACTCCTTCGCCGCGGGCTGGCCCGCAATATCTTTTTCTGGGGGCGCTTGGGTCACGACCGCCTCTACATTGGCCGCATAATCGCCCTCGGTGGAGCGCACGAAGAGGTCTTCGCCCACCTCAGAAAGCGCCAAGAACTCCTCGGAGGCGGACCCGCCCATCGCGCCAGAGGTGGCCTTACAAATGGCGTAATCGATTTCTAAGCGGTCAAAAACATTCTGATACGCCTTGCGGTGGCGGGCGTAGGAGGAATCGAGCCCCTCATCGTTCATATCGAAGGAGTAGGAATCCTTCATCACGAACTCGCGCCCGCGCAGCACCCCGGCGCGGGGGCGTTCCTCATCGCGGTACTTCGTCTGAATCTGATACAAGGTGACCGGGAAATCCTTGTACGAGGAGTACATGTCCTTGACGGCGTTGGCGAACATTTCCTCGTGTGTTGGCCCGAGCAGCAAGTCGGCATTCTTGCGGTCCTGCAGGCGGAATAGGTTGGGGCCGTATTCCACCCACCGGTTGGTCTTTTCATAGGGCTCGCGCGGCAGCAGGGCCGGGAAAAGCATTTCTTGCCCGCCAATGGCATCCATTTCTTGGCGTACTACGTCTTCGATCTTGCGCAGGGCGCGCAGACCCAACGGCAGCCAGGTGTAGATGCCCGGCGCGACGCGGCGCACGTAACCGGCACGCACCAGCAGCTTGTGGCTGGGGACCTCGGCATCGGCTGGGTCCTCGCGAAGGGTGCGGAGAAATAGTTCAGAAAGGCGGGTAATCATGGTCAAAATATACATCGCTACCCTAGCTATATGCTCATTGTCCTCCCTCCTTCAGAAACCAAGGCCCATGGCGGCACCGGAAAGCCGCTTGATTTTGCCAACCTATCTTTTCCAGAACTTACCGATACGCGGCGCGAAATCGCCGCTGAGCTGCAGTCTCTTCCCATTGATGAGGCGATGGTGGCGCTGAAGCTCTCGGAGAAGCTGCGCGGTGAGGCCGAATCCAATAGTCAGCTTTTTACCACCCCCACCATGCCAGCGGTGGAGCGCTATACTGGCGTGCTTTTTGATGCACTTTCGGCGTCCACCCTTCCCTCGTGGAGCCGCCTTGCTATTGGCGATGCCCTCTTCGGCCTCCTGCGCGCGGACGACCCCATCCCCCATTACCGCTTATCGGGCGGTTCCAAGCTGGGAGGTCGCACCATGAAGTCTTTTTGGGGCAAGCAGATAACGCAGGCGCTAGAAAACATCGACGAGCTGGTTGTGGATCTCCGCTCGGGCACCTACCAGCAATTGGGCCGGCTGCCTTCGGCGGTGACGGTGCGGGTAGAAAGCGTGCAACCAGATGGCTCGCGCAAGGTGGTCAGCCACTTTAACAAGCACTACAAGGGCCTGCTGGCCCGGGAGCTGGCGCTCTCGCCTGCCGATGCCTTCAGCGCCGCCGATGTCGCCGCTATCGCCCGCGCGGCCGGCATGACGGTGGAGGAACCACCGCACGGCTCACGGGAACTTACCCTCGTCGTATCCCCGTAACGCGCGAGCGCCTGCGGGAAGCCTAGACCACGGCGCGGCGGCGCTGGACGGCTGCGGCCCCGCCGAGGACCGCTACCACCATGGCCAAGACAATGACGCCGGATGCCCATTGCGGGGCCATAAGGCCGAAGGTGTCTTGGCCTTGGAAGAAGGTGCGCAGGTTGGCATCGGGCAAAATCTGCAGGATGTATTTGGCCCAGCCCATATCCATTGAAGTCAGCACGCTTTCGATGACGAAGTACTCAATAATGAGCAGCATGGCTGCAAAGGTGCCGCTGCGCAGGATATATGCCAGGCCTGTAGCCAGCAGGGTATAGACGATGTATTCCACGAAGGTGAAAAGGAACACCGCATTATCCGGGTAGTGCACGAAGCTGGAGAAGTCATACGAGCTGCCGAGCGCAGCGTTAAATAACATTCCGAGTATGCCCGCCAGGGCCGCCGCGGCGACGTTGGCCACGGTGATGACGAGTATTTGGCTCGAGAGCACCTGTAAACGCCGGTTGGTAGATAGGTAGCTCCAGGCGACGGTGCCTTTTTGTAGGTCGCCGCCGACGAGCGTGGCCGAGGAAAAGATCATGATGACCACGGCGAAGATGGCGCCGATGGCTAGGTCGGAGGATTGGAGGGCGCTGTCGTCAGTGCGGATAGCTCCCATCAGCACGTTCGCGGTGGTTAGGCCAACGGTGATGATAGCGAGGTAGACCCACGTTGAGCGCAGGGAAAATATCTTGCGGGATCCAGAAACGATGGTGTTCATGGCTCGTACTCTGCCTTTCGATAACGGATAACAGGGGGTTATGCGGAGCGGTAATCCAGGTGGTCTGCGGTAGCACCGAGGAAGGCGTCTTCCAAGGAGGGGTGCTTCACCTCAAGGCTGCTGATACGGATGCGGTGGTCAAAGCACAATTGGCCGACCTCGTCGCGGTCTAGGCCGGTAATGCGCAGAACCTCCCCATCAAAGGAGGTCTCTGCCTGCGAATCGTGCAGCAGGCGGGCCAGTTCTTCTGGTTGATCCACCACGACCTCCACGGTGGAGGCACCAGAGGCATTGACAAATTCTTCTACCGTTCCTTCACCAACGAGCTTGCCCTTGCCGATGACCACCAAGCGGTCCGCCGTGAGCTGCATTTCTGAGAGCAGGTGGGACGACACCAGCACGGCGCATCCCCCGGCGGCGAATTCGCGGATACGGTCGCGCATCCAGTGCACGCCCTCAGGGTCAAGGCCGTTGACGGGTTCATCGAGAAGCAAGTGCTTCGGTTGTCCCATCATGGCGCAGGCGAGGCCCAGGCGCTGCTTCATGCCAAGCGAATAGCCCCCGATGCGCTTTTTCGCCACTTTGCCGAGCCCGACGCGCTCCAGGGTGTCATCAACGTGGTCCATCGATACTCCCTGGAGTGCTGCCATATAGCCCAAGTGCGCGCGGGCGCTGCGGCCGGGGTGGAACCAATTGGCATCAAGCAAGGTGCCCACCGTGGAGGCGGGATCGGGTAGTTCGCGGAATGGGGTGCCGTCGAATGTGGCGGTGCCGGAGGTGGGATTTTCTAGACCGACGCACATGCGCATCGTGGTGGATTTGCCGGAACCATTGGGCCCTAAGAACCCGGTGACTTGGCCATCGGGAACCTCGAAGGAAAGGTTGTCTACTGCTGTAAAGGAACCGTACTTCTTGGAAAGCTGTGTGACTGTGAGCATGGTTTTATCGTGTCGCTTTCCCAGCGCGAAGTAACCATCCTCGAGGCGGATTTAGCCGTTCATCCCTGGGGATGAGAAAGCAGTTCTTCTACGGTGACCACCCCATGGGTATAGGCATACAGCACGGCCTGGACGCGGTCGCGGGACCCAGTCTTGGTCAGCACGTGGCGCACGTGGGTCTTGACCGTTGCCATAGAGACAAACTCCTCTTCGGATATTTCGGTATTCGAATACCCCAGCGCCATGAGCCTTAAAATATCCATCTCGCGCGGGGTAAGTTCCGCGGACGGCGGGGCCGTAGCGGTGGTGGCGCCTGGCTGTGCAGCCGCGGCGGTGTGCGAAGCCGAGTGCGCCTTCCTACTGTCCCCACCCTCCTCGCTGCGGACTTGTTGGAGCACCTGGGCGGTAATGCGCGGCGAGAGCACGGCCTCACCCGAGTGCACGGTGCGAATGGCTGAGAGCAGCTCCTCAGGCTCGACGTCTTTGAGCAAAAATCCGGATGCCCCGGCAGAGATTGCACCGTGGACAAAGTTGTGATCATCAAAGGTGGTCAACATGATGACCTTGGTATCCGGGAATTCAGGGAGCACTTCCTCCGTGGCCGCAATGCCGTTAACCCGCGCCATTTGCACGTCCATGAGGATGATATCGACGGGCTCTTGCCGGGCTAGGTCCAGTACCTCATCGCCATCGGAGGCCTGCCAGACCACGCTCATATCCTCCTGCGAGCCGATCAGCATGGCGAACCCGGCGCGCAGGAGCGGTTGGTCATCGACAAGCGCAATGCGAATGGGCTCAGATTCCTGTTCCGGATTAGACATGCGGTACCTCCACGATGATTGCAAACGTTCCATCCTCGGCCTTGGTGGACACACTGCCACCATAGGCCTTCACGCGCTCTTTCATCCCGATGAGCCCATAGCCTGGGCTGTGGTCCTCGTCCGGCTGCGCCATGGGGTTGTGCCCCTCGATAACAAGCGCCGACCTA
The window above is part of the Corynebacterium accolens genome. Proteins encoded here:
- a CDS encoding transglycosylase family protein; protein product: MRTKKTLLTMAAATLGIAGIAAPAANAAPESAWDQVAACESGGDWHINTGNGYHGGLQFSQQTWAGSGGTQYAPTADQATKEQQIEIAENVLATQGAGAWPNCGGPVAG
- a CDS encoding ABC transporter ATP-binding protein, with the translated sequence MLTVTQLSKKYGSFTAVDNLSFEVPDGQVTGFLGPNGSGKSTTMRMCVGLENPTSGTATFDGTPFRELPDPASTVGTLLDANWFHPGRSARAHLGYMAALQGVSMDHVDDTLERVGLGKVAKKRIGGYSLGMKQRLGLACAMMGQPKHLLLDEPVNGLDPEGVHWMRDRIREFAAGGCAVLVSSHLLSEMQLTADRLVVIGKGKLVGEGTVEEFVNASGASTVEVVVDQPEELARLLHDSQAETSFDGEVLRITGLDRDEVGQLCFDHRIRISSLEVKHPSLEDAFLGATADHLDYRSA
- a CDS encoding proline--tRNA ligase — encoded protein: MITRLSELFLRTLREDPADAEVPSHKLLVRAGYVRRVAPGIYTWLPLGLRALRKIEDVVRQEMDAIGGQEMLFPALLPREPYEKTNRWVEYGPNLFRLQDRKNADLLLGPTHEEMFANAVKDMYSSYKDFPVTLYQIQTKYRDEERPRAGVLRGREFVMKDSYSFDMNDEGLDSSYARHRKAYQNVFDRLEIDYAICKATSGAMGGSASEEFLALSEVGEDLFVRSTEGDYAANVEAVVTQAPPEKDIAGQPAAKEYRTPDAATIEALVHWAKTEDIAVDGHEVRAADILKCVMVEVTHPALEDAEEKKELAAVLIPGDRELDPKRLEAALEPAEFTLASDKIFAQYDFLEQGFVGPRALNSNGVKVFADPRVVKGSSWITGADAQNCYVVGCVAGRDFHVDEFVEAAEVKEGDPAPDNQGTLALQRGIELGHIFQLGRKYTEAFDVQILDENGKRAIPTMGSYGIGISRMLAVLAEQRHDDKGLNWPVAVAPYQVHVAVANKDAAAMEAGDKLVEELSQAGLEVLFDDRPKVSPGVKFKDAELLGMPFVAIVGRAFKDGIIELRIRGQETLEVPADEIVDKLLELVRA
- the yaaA gene encoding peroxide stress protein YaaA, which translates into the protein MLIVLPPSETKAHGGTGKPLDFANLSFPELTDTRREIAAELQSLPIDEAMVALKLSEKLRGEAESNSQLFTTPTMPAVERYTGVLFDALSASTLPSWSRLAIGDALFGLLRADDPIPHYRLSGGSKLGGRTMKSFWGKQITQALENIDELVVDLRSGTYQQLGRLPSAVTVRVESVQPDGSRKVVSHFNKHYKGLLARELALSPADAFSAADVAAIARAAGMTVEEPPHGSRELTLVVSP
- a CDS encoding DoxX family protein — protein: MNFHKNVLPTALITMGTLHFLRAKTFESIVPPQLPGSPRLYNFASGAWEIATGYLLTDRATRESGGASAAALFLAVWPANMYHAWIERDARWPKKLYHIIRLPLQIPLIRYAWKIAQGRA
- a CDS encoding ABC transporter permease — protein: MNTIVSGSRKIFSLRSTWVYLAIITVGLTTANVLMGAIRTDDSALQSSDLAIGAIFAVVIMIFSSATLVGGDLQKGTVAWSYLSTNRRLQVLSSQILVITVANVAAAALAGILGMLFNAALGSSYDFSSFVHYPDNAVFLFTFVEYIVYTLLATGLAYILRSGTFAAMLLIIEYFVIESVLTSMDMGWAKYILQILPDANLRTFFQGQDTFGLMAPQWASGVIVLAMVVAVLGGAAAVQRRRAVV
- a CDS encoding response regulator yields the protein MSNPEQESEPIRIALVDDQPLLRAGFAMLIGSQEDMSVVWQASDGDEVLDLARQEPVDIILMDVQMARVNGIAATEEVLPEFPDTKVIMLTTFDDHNFVHGAISAGASGFLLKDVEPEELLSAIRTVHSGEAVLSPRITAQVLQQVRSEEGGDSRKAHSASHTAAAAQPGATTATAPPSAELTPREMDILRLMALGYSNTEISEEEFVSMATVKTHVRHVLTKTGSRDRVQAVLYAYTHGVVTVEELLSHPQG